In Rhodococcus rhodochrous, a single genomic region encodes these proteins:
- a CDS encoding DUF1330 domain-containing protein, producing the protein MNAYAVAHLRNVDLNDDIAGYLGAIDDTLAPYDGRFLVHGVDPVGMDGPFEGNVVIIEFPDVDRARSWYESPEYQAILPLRTENSEGWAVLVQGTPPGYRATHFLDKVFGAQR; encoded by the coding sequence ATGAACGCATACGCAGTAGCTCATCTCCGCAACGTCGACCTCAACGACGACATCGCCGGGTACCTCGGGGCCATCGACGACACCCTCGCCCCGTACGACGGGCGGTTCCTCGTCCACGGCGTCGATCCCGTAGGGATGGACGGACCCTTCGAGGGGAACGTCGTGATCATCGAATTCCCCGACGTCGACCGTGCCCGGTCCTGGTACGAATCCCCGGAGTACCAGGCGATCCTCCCGCTCCGCACCGAGAACTCCGAGGGATGGGCGGTCCTCGTGCAGGGCACACCGCCCGGCTACCGCGCCACGCACTTCCTCGACAAGGTGTTCGGCGCCCAGCGGTAG
- the mug gene encoding G/U mismatch-specific DNA glycosylase: MGFTRAELESFRDAVIPDLVAPGCRLLFVGINPGLWTAATGAHFARPGNRFYPALFRAGIVDRPIDASAGMSDADRDHLLERGVGITNLAPRATARADELTDEELREGGRHLANVVAEFRPRAVAVAGITAYRAAFGRRKAKAGRQDDTIGDVPLWVVPNPSGLNAHETVESLARAYAEPARAAGILP, translated from the coding sequence ATGGGTTTCACACGAGCCGAACTCGAGTCCTTCCGCGATGCGGTGATCCCCGATCTCGTCGCGCCCGGTTGCCGCCTGTTGTTCGTCGGCATCAACCCGGGACTGTGGACCGCGGCGACGGGAGCCCACTTCGCGCGGCCCGGAAACCGCTTCTACCCCGCCCTGTTCCGCGCCGGCATCGTCGACCGGCCGATCGACGCATCGGCCGGCATGAGCGACGCCGACCGCGATCACCTGCTCGAGCGGGGTGTCGGCATCACGAACCTGGCGCCGCGCGCGACGGCCCGCGCCGACGAACTCACCGACGAGGAATTGCGTGAGGGCGGACGCCACCTGGCGAATGTGGTGGCGGAGTTCCGCCCTCGTGCCGTGGCGGTCGCGGGCATCACCGCCTACCGCGCGGCCTTCGGTCGGCGCAAGGCGAAGGCCGGGCGGCAGGACGACACGATCGGCGACGTCCCGTTGTGGGTGGTGCCCAATCCGAGCGGGTTGAACGCCCACGAGACGGTGGAGTCGCTGGCGCGGGCCTACGCCGAACCGGCCCGGGCGGCCGGCATCCTGCCCTGA
- a CDS encoding carotenoid oxygenase family protein → MQRPAPVDPAHHPHLSGLFAPQREEVDVRDLEVQGELPADLHGSYLRNGPNPRFDPIGHYVYPIDGDGMVHRVQIVEGTARYTNRFVRTPQVVAEEKAGRALWAGITDPYFPPEEEVGPELANTMRELPDINIVRHGGRLMAMAEAAPPYTLGSDLETLGRETFDGTLPVGLTAHPKIDPHTGEMVAFCYMLDPPYLTWSVIAPDGTVTRAPTPIDGMDRPLMIHDMALTPTYVVLVLAPLVFDLSQIFSGGSPLDWKPDLGVRVALVPRDGGAVRWFSTDTFWMWHTANAFDLPDGDVALDYVEWCYPGGLTRQREPNRSTLSRAVIGRNGITRTVLCERDMEFPRIDDRSTTLGHRVVATIGKSGSSNLPPGAADSLCWFDVQAGTESVWTHESLAPGEPILMPGDAADPWGTIATDREDMSSWFLIFPASDPASGPIARVRLPIRVPAGLHGAWLPSD, encoded by the coding sequence ATGCAACGTCCGGCGCCTGTCGATCCGGCACACCATCCGCACCTCAGCGGCCTGTTCGCGCCTCAACGCGAGGAAGTGGACGTCCGTGATCTCGAGGTCCAGGGGGAACTCCCCGCCGATCTGCACGGAAGTTATCTCCGCAACGGACCCAATCCGCGCTTCGACCCGATCGGTCACTACGTCTACCCCATCGACGGCGACGGCATGGTCCACCGCGTGCAGATCGTCGAGGGCACCGCGCGCTACACGAACAGGTTCGTGCGGACCCCGCAGGTCGTCGCGGAGGAGAAGGCCGGTCGCGCGCTGTGGGCCGGCATCACCGATCCGTACTTCCCTCCCGAGGAAGAGGTCGGGCCGGAGCTGGCGAACACTATGCGCGAGCTGCCGGACATCAACATCGTCCGGCACGGCGGGCGGCTCATGGCGATGGCCGAGGCGGCGCCGCCGTACACCCTGGGTTCCGACCTCGAGACGCTCGGACGCGAGACCTTCGACGGAACCCTGCCGGTCGGTCTGACCGCGCACCCGAAGATCGATCCGCACACCGGCGAGATGGTCGCCTTCTGCTACATGCTCGACCCGCCGTACCTGACCTGGTCTGTGATCGCACCGGACGGGACGGTGACGCGCGCGCCCACCCCGATCGACGGCATGGACCGGCCGTTGATGATCCACGACATGGCGCTGACGCCGACCTACGTCGTCCTGGTCCTGGCCCCGCTGGTGTTCGATCTCTCGCAGATCTTCTCCGGCGGGTCGCCGCTCGACTGGAAGCCGGATCTCGGAGTGCGTGTCGCGCTCGTCCCCCGCGACGGCGGTGCGGTGCGGTGGTTCTCGACCGACACGTTCTGGATGTGGCACACCGCCAACGCCTTCGACCTGCCCGACGGCGACGTCGCGCTCGACTACGTCGAATGGTGTTATCCCGGCGGGTTGACCCGGCAGAGGGAACCGAACCGGTCCACCCTGAGCCGTGCGGTGATCGGACGGAACGGGATCACGCGGACCGTCCTGTGCGAGCGCGACATGGAGTTCCCGCGTATAGACGACCGGTCCACAACCCTCGGTCACCGCGTGGTGGCAACGATCGGCAAGAGCGGATCCTCGAATCTACCTCCGGGAGCGGCCGATTCGTTGTGCTGGTTCGACGTACAGGCGGGTACGGAATCGGTGTGGACGCACGAGAGCCTCGCTCCCGGCGAGCCGATCCTGATGCCGGGAGACGCGGCGGACCCCTGGGGCACCATCGCCACCGACCGCGAGGACATGTCGAGCTGGTTCCTGATCTTCCCCGCATCCGACCCGGCATCGGGCCCGATCGCGCGGGTCCGTCTGCCGATCCGTGTCCCGGCCGGTCTGCACGGCGCCTGGCTCCCGTCGGACTGA
- a CDS encoding winged helix-turn-helix domain-containing protein, which yields MQRRNAIGNSVRNTGGGEATLPPYTDLLWPTVQAVIELGGSGVIEEIDSGVIARTGLSEAAQAVLHGDGPGTEIEYRLAWARTYLKGMGLLSNTRRGVWSVTDRGRAVRESEIKPMQVAYTAEKRRKRMVRNVSQGAQVVPLAAAPEDPELWREPVLGAVADLSEDGFERLATAVLRAAGFTTLTIPAPGGSHAPEGAGHVEGTGVLRVSLLSFSVFFRFLRAPEKAGADVVREFRAAMVGRGEKGLLVTTGSFTEDARAEAHRHGAPPIDLVDGDGLCDLLKEHGLGVRSTVRTVEDVSLVPAFFAELSGR from the coding sequence GTGCAGCGCCGGAACGCGATCGGAAACTCCGTCCGGAACACCGGAGGTGGCGAGGCCACGTTGCCGCCGTACACGGATCTTCTCTGGCCGACCGTGCAGGCGGTGATCGAACTCGGCGGATCCGGTGTCATCGAGGAGATCGATTCCGGCGTGATCGCCCGGACGGGACTGTCCGAGGCCGCACAGGCGGTACTCCACGGTGACGGCCCCGGAACGGAGATCGAATACCGGCTGGCCTGGGCCCGGACCTACCTCAAGGGCATGGGTCTGCTGTCGAACACCCGCCGCGGTGTGTGGAGCGTGACCGACCGTGGCCGCGCCGTGCGTGAGTCGGAGATCAAGCCCATGCAGGTCGCGTACACGGCCGAGAAGCGTCGCAAGCGCATGGTGCGGAACGTCTCGCAGGGTGCCCAGGTCGTGCCGCTCGCAGCCGCCCCCGAGGATCCCGAACTGTGGCGCGAGCCCGTCCTCGGTGCCGTCGCCGACCTGTCGGAGGACGGTTTCGAACGCCTCGCCACCGCGGTGCTGCGCGCGGCCGGATTCACCACCCTGACGATTCCGGCCCCGGGCGGATCCCACGCCCCGGAGGGCGCCGGTCACGTCGAGGGCACCGGTGTCCTGCGCGTGTCGCTGCTGAGCTTCTCGGTGTTCTTCCGTTTCCTGCGGGCACCGGAGAAGGCGGGTGCCGACGTGGTCCGCGAGTTCCGCGCCGCGATGGTCGGGCGGGGCGAGAAGGGTCTGCTCGTCACCACCGGATCGTTCACCGAGGACGCGCGCGCCGAAGCCCACCGGCACGGCGCCCCGCCGATCGATCTCGTCGACGGCGACGGGTTGTGCGATCTGCTCAAAGAGCACGGTCTCGGTGTCCGTTCCACGGTGCGGACGGTCGAGGACGTCTCCCTGGTGCCGGCCTTCTTCGCCGAACTGTCCGGCCGCTGA
- a CDS encoding DUF1906 domain-containing protein encodes MSLSRRDMLRYATLGSGVALISALGAPGLAQGRPVLGTIIDYSAAVPSPSSIRAAGHIGAIRYVSDARPDAAWMRAKPLTGREADALLDSGLEVVSCYQYGKAATADWLGGYEAGLKHARRGLDLHYAAGGPENRPIYASIDDNPTFEQFTLQVVPYLLGWQEVVGAGNLGVYANSPTIDWASAVSLGSFYWQHDWGTPKGYVHPRANLHQIPGEVRIDGIGVDINHVLTSDYGQWSLAGSAPSSDPGLLGS; translated from the coding sequence ATGAGCCTTTCGCGGCGGGACATGTTGCGGTACGCGACGCTCGGATCGGGCGTCGCGTTGATCTCTGCGCTCGGCGCACCGGGCCTGGCCCAGGGACGCCCGGTGCTCGGGACCATCATCGACTACTCGGCCGCCGTGCCGTCGCCGTCGTCGATCCGCGCCGCCGGCCATATCGGCGCCATCCGGTACGTGTCCGATGCGCGACCCGATGCCGCGTGGATGCGCGCCAAGCCGCTCACCGGACGGGAAGCGGACGCGCTGCTCGACAGCGGACTCGAAGTGGTCTCGTGCTACCAGTACGGCAAGGCCGCGACCGCCGATTGGCTCGGTGGTTACGAGGCGGGTCTGAAGCACGCCCGGCGCGGCCTCGACCTCCACTACGCGGCCGGTGGCCCGGAGAACCGGCCGATCTACGCCTCGATCGACGACAACCCGACCTTCGAGCAGTTCACGCTCCAGGTCGTGCCGTATCTGCTGGGCTGGCAGGAAGTGGTCGGCGCCGGAAATCTCGGTGTGTACGCCAACTCGCCGACGATCGACTGGGCGTCGGCGGTCTCCCTCGGGTCCTTCTACTGGCAGCACGACTGGGGCACGCCCAAGGGCTACGTGCATCCGCGGGCGAACCTGCACCAGATTCCGGGCGAGGTCCGGATCGACGGCATCGGCGTCGACATCAACCACGTGCTCACGTCCGACTACGGCCAGTGGTCGCTCGCCGGCAGCGCACCGAGTTCCGACCCGGGACTGCTGGGCAGCTAG